Proteins from one Methanolinea sp. genomic window:
- a CDS encoding acylphosphatase, whose amino-acid sequence MTGTRGSPLREVRARVRGRVQGVGYRYFVRDTALRFGVAGWVRNEPDGTVSLVAVGDEGTLREFLSAIRAEGDPFIRVQDISAEWADPAQIPAGFVIRRD is encoded by the coding sequence ATGACGGGAACGCGGGGCAGTCCCCTGAGAGAGGTGAGGGCCCGCGTCCGCGGGCGCGTGCAGGGCGTCGGGTACAGGTACTTCGTCCGGGACACCGCGCTCCGGTTCGGTGTTGCGGGCTGGGTCCGCAACGAGCCCGACGGGACGGTGAGCCTCGTCGCGGTGGGAGACGAGGGTACTCTGCGGGAGTTCCTCTCCGCGATCCGGGCCGAGGGTGACCCGTTCATCAGGGTGCAGGATATCTCGGCCGAGTGGGCGGACCCCGCGCAGATCCCGGCGGGGTTCGTGATCCGCCGGGACTAG
- a CDS encoding YkgJ family cysteine cluster protein: MATLIVPAVPRDREMAFSCRQCGTCCMYLGDYIVIEKETGPFEFLACCVSTGTEFVARVDDDKRELFADRSWIAAHPRACPFLRPAGEKFSCTVHGTRPAQCRAYRCVVARIRSPDGREAGYVTGTLNLHSSDPALREAWGEVERALSRDPYLSEEEIAGILRRRGYAWE; the protein is encoded by the coding sequence GTGGCCACGCTTATCGTCCCGGCGGTCCCACGTGATCGCGAGATGGCGTTCTCCTGCAGGCAGTGCGGGACCTGCTGCATGTACCTCGGCGACTACATCGTGATCGAGAAAGAGACCGGGCCATTCGAGTTCCTCGCGTGCTGCGTCTCGACCGGGACGGAGTTCGTCGCGCGGGTCGACGACGACAAGCGGGAACTCTTCGCAGACCGGTCGTGGATCGCGGCGCACCCCCGGGCGTGCCCGTTCCTCCGGCCCGCGGGGGAGAAGTTTTCCTGCACGGTCCACGGGACGCGGCCTGCCCAGTGCAGGGCGTACAGGTGCGTGGTCGCGAGGATCCGGTCGCCGGACGGGAGGGAGGCGGGGTACGTGACGGGCACGCTCAACCTCCATTCAAGCGACCCTGCCCTCCGGGAGGCGTGGGGGGAGGTGGAGCGGGCATTGAGCCGTGACCCTTACCTTTCCGAGGAGGAGATCGCGGGGATCCTCCGGCGCAGGGGGTACGCGTGGGAGTGA
- a CDS encoding YkgJ family cysteine cluster protein, translated as MAGDTGPGGGDGEGCARCGLCCRVFGPKIAPSPEDLHAWIAAGRREILRHFSACRPDGSWVPCTELDPIEIGDLAAVELRDPDSGGYPAACPFLRREKRSLYACAIHAERPEMCRSYMPWVFGETFFPRCRALEREEGRSFWGEIR; from the coding sequence GTGGCAGGCGATACTGGTCCCGGTGGCGGGGACGGGGAAGGGTGCGCCCGGTGCGGGCTGTGCTGCAGGGTCTTTGGGCCGAAGATCGCGCCGTCGCCCGAGGACCTCCACGCGTGGATCGCCGCGGGGAGGAGGGAGATCCTCCGGCACTTCTCGGCCTGCAGGCCGGACGGGAGCTGGGTCCCCTGCACGGAGCTTGACCCCATCGAGATCGGGGACCTCGCCGCGGTGGAACTCCGGGACCCCGATTCCGGCGGCTACCCCGCCGCGTGCCCGTTCCTCCGCCGCGAGAAAAGATCGCTCTACGCCTGCGCGATCCACGCGGAGAGACCGGAGATGTGCAGGTCGTACATGCCGTGGGTCTTCGGGGAGACATTCTTCCCCCGCTGCAGGGCGCTCGAGAGGGAGGAGGGGAGGTCGTTCTGGGGGGAGATACGATGA